The following coding sequences are from one Scylla paramamosain isolate STU-SP2022 chromosome 21, ASM3559412v1, whole genome shotgun sequence window:
- the LOC135110823 gene encoding uncharacterized protein K02A2.6-like has protein sequence MLTHDKCKPYQKVWSDLIVEQNCILKGARLVVPKCLRKLVLQEIHSDQVVRFKAIVRSFVWWLGMDKDIDEYVKGCGECAVQQNNPPVVCQHRWECPKFAWQRLHIDFAGPFLDHSYLIIVDAYSKWPEVVPMKLTTSCATIKALMQMFATHGLTERLVSDNGPQFTSQEFKDLLKINGIQHVLSTPYHPSTNGEAEKSVQTFKHNMKCRGATAMLCPASVNFCLRTGQPLMPQQK, from the coding sequence ATGCTTACTCATGATAAATGCAAGCCATATCAGAAAGTTTGGTCAGACCTTATTGTGGAACAAAATTGTATATTAAAAGGTGCTAGGCTGGTTGTACCAAAATGTCTAAGGAAACTTGTTTTGCAAGAAATTCACTCTGATCAAGTTGTAAGATTCAAGGCCATTGTCAGATCATTTGTTTGGTGGCTGGGTATGGACAAAGATATAGATGAATATGTAAAAGGCTGTGGTGAGTGTGCTGTTCAGCAAAATAACCCACCAGTTGTTTGCCAACACCGATGGGAATGTCCAAAATTTGCATGGCAGCGACTTCACATAGATTTTGCTGGCCCTTTCCTAGATCATTCATATCTGATAATAGTAGATGCTTACAGTAAGTGGCCTGAAGTTGTTCCCATGAAACTGACGACATCTTGTGCAACAATTAAAGCTCTTATGCAGATGTTTGCTACCCATGGACTAACCGAGAGACTTGTATCTGATAATGGTCCTCAGTTTACCTCTCAAGAATTCAAAGACCTTTTGAAGATAAATGGAATTCAGCATGTGCTATCCACACCATACCATCCATCCACAAATGGCGAAGCAGAGAAATCTGTACAAACATTTAAACATAATATGAAATGTAGAGGGGCTACAGCAATGTTGTGTCCTGCATCAGTAAATTTTTGCTTGCGTACAGGACAACCCCTCATGCCTCAACAGAAATGA